The Streptomyces tendae genome has a window encoding:
- a CDS encoding CBS domain-containing protein, producing the protein MTTRIRDVMSTHTTAVEPMTTVARAALLMREHDVGDVLVAYDCDLFGVLTDRDIVLRGVAEGHDPEATTVGSLCTRPPLVTLAPDDTTDHAVELMRQHAVRRLPVVEHGGCPVGVVSLGDLAAEEDPHSALADISRATPTR; encoded by the coding sequence ATGACCACGCGCATACGGGACGTGATGTCCACGCACACCACCGCCGTGGAGCCCATGACCACGGTGGCCCGGGCGGCGCTGCTGATGCGCGAGCACGACGTCGGCGACGTCCTGGTCGCCTACGACTGCGACCTGTTCGGCGTGCTCACCGACCGCGACATCGTGCTGCGGGGCGTCGCCGAGGGCCACGACCCCGAAGCCACGACCGTCGGCTCGCTGTGCACCCGCCCGCCCCTGGTCACGCTCGCCCCCGACGACACCACCGACCACGCGGTCGAGCTGATGCGGCAGCACGCCGTCCGCCGGCTGCCGGTGGTGGAGCACGGCGGCTGCCCGGTGGGCGTGGTCAGCCTCGGCGACCTCGCCGCCGAGGAGGACCCGCACTCCGCGCTGGCGGACATCAGCAGGGCCACGCCCACCCGCTGA
- a CDS encoding aminoglycoside adenylyltransferase domain-containing protein: protein MIAAPDRTAVLAALRDSVREHADGEGHLADNRVLNGCRAAVYCRTGHWFAKRRAGEVVAASEPVFRSLVTEALSSFERPRAEALTLPPADVRAFLAWVAGRVDEAAVATGA from the coding sequence GTGATCGCCGCGCCGGACCGCACCGCCGTACTCGCCGCGCTCCGCGACTCCGTGCGGGAGCACGCCGACGGCGAGGGGCACCTGGCGGACAACAGGGTGCTGAACGGCTGCCGTGCGGCTGTCTACTGCCGCACCGGCCACTGGTTCGCCAAGCGCAGGGCCGGCGAGGTCGTCGCCGCCTCCGAGCCGGTCTTCCGTTCCCTGGTGACCGAGGCCCTGAGCAGTTTCGAGCGCCCCCGCGCGGAGGCGCTCACCCTTCCCCCGGCGGACGTCCGGGCCTTTCTCGCCTGGGTGGCCGGACGCGTCGACGAGGCGGCGGTGGCCACCGGGGCGTGA
- a CDS encoding nucleotidyltransferase domain-containing protein, with product MSRPPLPPPELRTYLGELVRRTGDVCGPHLVSVLAVGSLALGDYRHGRSDVDVTVVVDPALPRPALSALAGTLAHPALPCPAAGLELVVYGSGFTARPSSAAGYLLDLNTGPLLPGRASQDPEDGPAFWYVIDRSVAHQAGLRCTAPRHGT from the coding sequence ATGAGCCGACCGCCGCTGCCGCCGCCCGAACTGCGGACCTACCTGGGGGAGCTGGTCCGCCGGACCGGCGACGTCTGCGGACCGCACCTGGTGAGCGTCCTCGCGGTCGGGTCCCTCGCCCTGGGCGACTACCGGCACGGACGCAGCGACGTCGACGTGACGGTCGTGGTGGACCCCGCCCTCCCGCGCCCGGCCCTGTCGGCACTGGCCGGGACGCTCGCCCACCCCGCCCTGCCGTGCCCCGCGGCCGGGCTGGAACTGGTCGTCTACGGCTCCGGCTTCACCGCCCGGCCGTCGAGCGCGGCCGGCTATCTGCTCGACCTCAACACCGGACCCCTCCTGCCCGGACGAGCCAGTCAGGACCCCGAGGACGGGCCGGCCTTCTGGTACGTCATCGACCGGTCCGTCGCCCACCAGGCCGGCCTCCGCTGTACGGCGCCCCGGCACGGGACGTGA
- a CDS encoding cysteine hydrolase family protein, whose translation MGKTALIVIDMINTYDHPDADQLLPSAEAVVPVISRLLDRARRRDAPVIYVNDNFGEWRSHHGELLDKALAGPYANLVEPLVPDESSLFVVKARHSIFFETPLGYLLSQQGIDQLVMCGQVTEQCVLYSSLDAHIRHLDVTVPRDAVAHIHADLADAALRMMERNMGARVCDSDELWA comes from the coding sequence ATGGGCAAGACCGCACTGATCGTCATCGACATGATCAACACCTACGACCACCCGGACGCCGACCAGCTGCTCCCGTCCGCCGAGGCGGTGGTCCCGGTGATCTCCCGCCTGCTGGACCGGGCGCGCAGGCGGGACGCGCCGGTGATCTACGTCAACGACAACTTCGGCGAGTGGCGCTCGCACCACGGCGAGCTGCTCGACAAGGCGCTGGCGGGACCGTACGCGAACCTGGTGGAGCCGCTGGTGCCGGACGAGTCCTCCCTCTTCGTGGTCAAGGCCCGGCACTCGATCTTCTTCGAGACCCCGCTCGGCTATCTGCTGTCCCAGCAGGGGATCGACCAGCTCGTGATGTGCGGCCAGGTCACCGAGCAGTGCGTCCTGTACTCCTCGCTCGACGCGCACATCCGGCACCTCGACGTGACCGTCCCCCGGGACGCCGTCGCGCACATCCACGCCGACCTCGCGGACGCCGCCCTGCGCATGATGGAACGCAACATGGGCGCACGCGTGTGCGACAGCGACGAACTCTGGGCGTGA
- a CDS encoding TetR/AcrR family transcriptional regulator: MADEAHRPLRADARRNRDKILTTAARLFTAEGLNAQMDRIAKEAGVGNATLYRNFPTREALVEAVYRNEVAQLCGSVSPLLAEKAPDEALRAWTRLFLDYVTTKHGMIDALRAIAATGGNPYGHSREMILASVTTLMDACVAAGTIRADIPPGDISAALEGIALTSAGAEHRQQAERLLDLMLDGLKARA; this comes from the coding sequence ATGGCCGACGAAGCCCACCGTCCGTTGCGCGCCGACGCACGCCGGAACAGGGACAAGATCCTCACCACCGCCGCGCGCCTGTTCACCGCGGAGGGCCTGAACGCGCAGATGGACCGGATCGCCAAGGAGGCGGGCGTCGGCAACGCGACCCTGTACCGCAACTTCCCCACCCGGGAGGCCCTGGTCGAGGCGGTCTACCGCAACGAGGTGGCCCAGCTGTGCGGCTCCGTCTCCCCGCTGCTGGCGGAGAAGGCGCCCGACGAGGCCCTGCGCGCGTGGACGCGTCTCTTCCTGGACTACGTCACCACCAAACACGGGATGATCGACGCCCTGCGCGCCATCGCCGCGACGGGTGGCAACCCCTACGGGCACAGCAGGGAGATGATCCTCGCCTCCGTCACCACGCTCATGGACGCGTGCGTGGCGGCCGGGACGATCCGGGCCGACATCCCCCCGGGTGACATCAGCGCCGCGCTGGAGGGCATCGCCCTGACGTCGGCGGGCGCGGAGCACCGGCAGCAGGCGGAGCGCCTGCTCGACCTCATGCTGGACGGCCTGAAGGCCCGCGCGTGA
- a CDS encoding VOC family protein, with product MTVRRVVPNLRSEAVEENRRFYGLLGLEEVMNLGWIVTLAPPAGGTAQVSVMTEDRTAPVVPDLSVEVDDVDAAYALVRDSGAEIVHPLQDEEWGVRRFFVRDPDGRVVNVLSHR from the coding sequence ATGACCGTTCGCCGAGTCGTGCCCAACCTCCGCTCCGAGGCCGTGGAGGAGAACCGGCGGTTCTACGGGCTGCTGGGTCTGGAGGAGGTCATGAACCTCGGCTGGATCGTCACGCTGGCCCCACCGGCCGGAGGGACGGCGCAGGTCAGCGTCATGACCGAGGACAGGACCGCGCCCGTCGTCCCCGACCTGAGCGTCGAGGTGGACGACGTGGACGCGGCCTACGCGCTCGTACGGGACAGCGGCGCGGAGATCGTCCACCCCCTGCAGGACGAGGAGTGGGGCGTCCGCCGCTTCTTCGTCCGCGACCCCGACGGCCGCGTGGTCAACGTCCTGAGCCACCGCTGA
- a CDS encoding phosphoribosyltransferase codes for MRFRDRRHAGHELAALLRERQDAGALPDPVVLALPRGGVAVGTEVAGALGVPLDVLVVRKVGAPAHEEFAVGAMAGDGVPVYDDESLRSLGLSEADLAPVVERERAELLRRERLYRQGRPAPDLRGRTVVVVDDGLATGATARAALRALRVRDPGRLVLAAPVGSPQGVAALRTEADEVICLHEPAAFMAVGQWYDTFDQLTDEEVLRALREHGHP; via the coding sequence ATGCGGTTCCGTGATCGCCGGCACGCCGGACACGAACTGGCCGCGCTGCTGCGGGAGAGGCAGGACGCGGGCGCCCTGCCCGACCCGGTCGTACTGGCCCTGCCCCGGGGCGGCGTCGCCGTCGGCACCGAGGTCGCCGGCGCGCTCGGGGTGCCTCTCGACGTCCTCGTCGTCCGCAAGGTCGGCGCCCCCGCGCACGAGGAGTTCGCCGTCGGCGCCATGGCCGGCGACGGCGTCCCCGTGTACGACGACGAGTCACTGCGCAGCCTGGGCCTGAGCGAGGCCGACCTCGCCCCCGTCGTCGAGCGGGAACGGGCGGAACTGCTCCGCCGCGAACGGCTCTACCGGCAGGGCCGCCCCGCGCCGGACCTGCGCGGCCGGACCGTGGTCGTCGTGGACGACGGCCTGGCCACCGGAGCCACCGCCCGCGCCGCCCTCCGTGCCCTGCGGGTGCGGGACCCCGGCCGGCTGGTGCTTGCCGCCCCGGTCGGCTCACCGCAGGGCGTGGCGGCGCTGCGCACCGAGGCCGACGAGGTGATCTGCCTGCACGAACCGGCCGCCTTCATGGCCGTCGGCCAGTGGTACGACACCTTCGACCAGCTGACGGACGAGGAGGTCCTGCGGGCGCTGCGCGAACACGGACATCCGTAG
- a CDS encoding CaiB/BaiF CoA transferase family protein, with translation MDVRRLPLSGVTVVSVEQAVAAPYATRQLADLGARVIKVERPGEGDFARRYDTTVHGNSSYFVWINRSKESLTLDLKDPRGRDILHELLGDADVFVQNLAPGAAGRLGLGTEELARRHPRLIPCTISGWGTSGPWADRKAYDLLVQCQTGLVSLTGTPEETARTGISVADIAAGMYAYSGVLTALYTRATTGEVHPVEVSLFEALAEWMGQPAYYTRHGGGQPSRLGTQHATIAPYGTFRAADGHEVLFSVQNEREWAALCREFLGRPELTDDPRFATGSARVAHRAEVNAIVAERCALDDAEDLLETLEATGIACAGVNDVAAFLDHPVLAARGRWREVDVPGGTVEALLPPADLAGLPARMDPVPAVGEHTEPILRELGRTPEDITALRTDAVI, from the coding sequence GTGGAGCAGGCCGTGGCCGCTCCCTACGCCACCCGGCAGCTGGCCGATCTCGGCGCCCGGGTGATCAAGGTGGAGCGGCCCGGGGAGGGCGACTTCGCCCGGCGGTACGACACCACCGTGCACGGCAACTCCAGCTACTTCGTGTGGATCAACCGCTCGAAGGAGTCCCTCACCCTGGACCTGAAGGATCCGCGGGGCCGGGACATCCTGCACGAACTGCTGGGGGACGCCGACGTGTTCGTGCAGAACCTCGCGCCGGGCGCGGCCGGCCGGCTGGGTCTGGGGACCGAGGAGCTGGCCCGCCGCCACCCGAGGCTGATCCCCTGCACGATCTCCGGCTGGGGCACCAGCGGCCCGTGGGCCGACCGCAAGGCGTACGACCTGCTGGTGCAGTGCCAGACGGGGCTGGTGTCACTGACCGGGACCCCGGAGGAGACCGCCCGCACCGGCATCTCCGTCGCCGACATCGCCGCCGGGATGTACGCCTACAGCGGTGTGCTCACCGCGCTGTACACCCGCGCCACCACCGGCGAGGTGCACCCGGTGGAGGTCTCCCTGTTCGAGGCGCTCGCCGAGTGGATGGGACAGCCCGCCTACTACACCCGTCACGGCGGCGGCCAGCCCTCGCGGCTGGGCACCCAGCACGCCACGATCGCCCCGTACGGCACGTTCCGGGCGGCCGACGGCCACGAGGTGCTGTTCTCCGTGCAGAACGAGCGTGAGTGGGCGGCGCTGTGCCGGGAGTTCCTGGGGCGCCCGGAGCTGACCGACGACCCCCGGTTCGCGACGGGTTCCGCCCGTGTGGCCCACCGGGCGGAGGTGAACGCGATCGTCGCCGAGCGCTGCGCCCTCGACGACGCGGAGGACCTGCTCGAAACCCTGGAGGCGACGGGCATCGCCTGCGCCGGGGTGAACGACGTCGCGGCGTTCCTCGACCACCCGGTGCTCGCGGCGCGCGGCCGGTGGCGTGAGGTGGACGTACCCGGCGGCACGGTCGAGGCGCTGCTGCCACCGGCGGACCTCGCCGGCCTGCCGGCCCGTATGGACCCGGTCCCGGCCGTGGGCGAACACACGGAACCGATCCTGCGCGAACTGGGCCGCACCCCCGAGGACATCACGGCCCTCCGGACCGACGCGGTGATCTGA
- a CDS encoding archease — protein sequence MVGDTSDPGQAPRPDLSGHRSVVQEDEVRIEAWAASREHCLAEAVVAMVECFADVSGVRPTGVGRIRLAEACDEDLLAALLDEILYRLEAYGQVPVDVEADEAEGGLDVRLAVAGLADVRVTGEVPTDVGWEDLRLRPGPYGWSCEMTVDG from the coding sequence ATGGTCGGTGACACGAGTGACCCGGGGCAGGCGCCACGACCGGACCTCAGCGGGCACCGCTCGGTGGTGCAGGAGGACGAGGTACGCATCGAGGCCTGGGCGGCGAGCCGGGAGCACTGTCTGGCGGAGGCCGTGGTGGCGATGGTGGAGTGCTTCGCGGACGTGTCCGGGGTGAGACCGACCGGGGTGGGCCGCATCCGGCTGGCCGAGGCGTGCGACGAGGACCTGCTGGCCGCGCTGCTCGACGAGATCCTGTACCGGCTGGAGGCGTACGGGCAGGTGCCGGTGGACGTGGAGGCCGACGAGGCGGAGGGTGGACTGGACGTGCGGCTGGCGGTCGCGGGCCTGGCGGACGTACGGGTCACCGGGGAGGTGCCGACGGACGTGGGCTGGGAGGACCTGCGGCTGCGCCCGGGGCCGTACGGCTGGTCGTGCGAGATGACCGTGGACGGCTGA
- a CDS encoding SDR family oxidoreductase: MPTIQDKVVALTGASSGIGEATAHFLAEKGARLVLGARRADRLAAVVDGITAKGGTATGVIVDVTRREDLRRLTDTAVERYGRLDVLVSNAGIMAVSPFDELRQDDWDAMVATHITGLLNGIGAALPVFRRQGSGHFVTVSSTSAYVVKSPQAVYAATKAAVNVISEGLRQESGPGLSVTVVSPGFTHTEGVGKTASPEVSAALTRMRDEIAMPPSAIASAIGYAIEQPAGVDVNEIVVRPTAQS; the protein is encoded by the coding sequence ATGCCGACCATCCAGGACAAGGTCGTCGCGCTCACCGGTGCCAGCAGCGGCATCGGTGAGGCGACGGCGCACTTCCTCGCCGAAAAGGGGGCCCGGCTCGTGCTCGGGGCCCGGCGCGCGGACCGGCTCGCCGCCGTGGTGGACGGCATTACGGCGAAGGGCGGAACCGCCACCGGTGTGATCGTCGACGTCACGCGCCGTGAGGACCTCCGCCGCCTCACCGACACCGCGGTCGAAAGGTACGGACGCCTCGACGTGCTCGTCTCCAACGCGGGCATCATGGCCGTCTCACCGTTCGACGAACTGCGCCAGGACGACTGGGACGCGATGGTCGCCACGCACATCACCGGCCTGCTCAACGGTATCGGAGCGGCCCTGCCCGTCTTCCGGCGGCAGGGATCGGGCCACTTCGTCACCGTCAGCTCCACCTCGGCCTACGTCGTCAAGTCCCCGCAGGCCGTCTACGCCGCCACCAAGGCGGCGGTGAACGTGATCTCCGAGGGGCTGCGCCAGGAATCGGGGCCCGGCCTGAGCGTGACCGTCGTGTCGCCCGGCTTCACCCACACCGAGGGGGTCGGCAAGACGGCCTCCCCCGAGGTGTCCGCCGCCTTGACCCGGATGCGGGACGAGATCGCGATGCCGCCGTCCGCGATCGCCTCCGCCATCGGTTACGCGATCGAGCAGCCCGCCGGCGTCGACGTCAACGAGATCGTCGTCCGGCCCACGGCGCAGTCCTGA
- a CDS encoding VOC family protein encodes MPVEFNHTIVLTPDREKSARFVAEILGLRPGPPAGMFLPVTTANGVTLDFATVDIDIPVQHYAFLVGEEEFDAILGRLVAARVPVQADPHGRYPRRLNRNDGGRGVYFRDPAGHGLEILTRPYGTDPDSPLNGVTEEIPGAV; translated from the coding sequence TTGCCCGTCGAGTTCAACCACACCATCGTCCTCACCCCCGACCGTGAGAAGTCCGCCCGCTTCGTCGCCGAGATCCTCGGCCTGCGGCCCGGACCGCCCGCCGGGATGTTCCTCCCGGTGACCACCGCCAACGGCGTCACCCTCGACTTCGCCACCGTCGACATCGACATCCCGGTCCAGCATTACGCGTTCCTCGTCGGCGAGGAGGAGTTCGACGCGATCCTGGGCCGGCTCGTGGCCGCGCGGGTCCCCGTCCAGGCCGACCCGCACGGCAGGTACCCACGCCGCCTCAACCGCAACGACGGCGGCCGGGGCGTGTACTTCCGCGACCCCGCGGGCCACGGCCTGGAGATCCTCACCCGCCCCTACGGCACCGACCCGGACTCTCCCCTGAACGGTGTCACGGAGGAGATCCCGGGCGCGGTCTGA